The genomic segment TTCCAAAGAAGGTCTTCAcatttcgtaatttttaaacattcggAGCTGACCTGATATCGAAACTTGTGTACAACTAGGTCGAATTTtcattctttgtttaatttgaaatttaTACGTTAAACTATGtcgaatttttttatttaattatatatttaattaattatcattattcttttctaggctaactaccccttattgtgtttcttttattttcttgctatgTTGACTTGTTACATACCGGCTAACTGATTAGCGATTGCGCTCGAGGGTGGGGTTGTTTCCCTTGGGTTAAATCCtgcatattttattcatatttcaaatgtttcatatttgttaccacaactcaaaaattgaaatttcatgtcataggttttaaagattgatctctaaataagaaaattttactacagctggtcaatgaaagtgatcaattttattgatctcaggGAAATCGCAAAAACTGTATACGAAAGCTGTTCTctttgaatcaaaagatattgaatttttaccgtccagctgatacaaatttcGTAATTTTGTAAATAACTAATAGTCAGATACAGCATTTATTCAGACACAATGTTCAATAAGAAATTAGTCAgatattttcttattaatttacaaaaaaacaCTTATCCATCTCCTCACTGTAATGACAACAGTATAAATTGCGCGTATTTACCCCCACCTATCCTTTCGTTTCATGAGCATTTATATTCGTTGATTACACTTTTCATTACAATAGCTCTGCTAGAATTAACTTCATGTAATTCATAAGTTCCTAAAGTTAAGAGATGTTTTGATATCATTATGTGATCTGATATTTTATGTTATgattatacactcgcgatcataaaatccgggtcatcttgaaaatttcaagtttcttaaatatttttgcctctgttgcagtaataaccttttttttggctgatatattttttatttggtatcaatgtttgttttgaaagaaaaaaaatgtttttttattgtttctattaaaaaaaacagaaaacaaatcaaattgttgataaacagacatacgaaaaaaaaaaaaggaaaatacagaatgtggtaaaaaatcagtgagatttcaatgaccaatatcgtgtattgcctgcccttgctctaataacctcttgcagacgacggggcatactctcaatttttctccggattacatgttgtggtatgttattccactctctcactaacagattcTTAAGTTTCTGTGCGTTGTTAGGaagaggtgtatgggtttgaatacgttttttcaaatagtcccagagatgttcgatgggattcaggtccggagacctagctggccaggctaccctcgtaattccaacttcatccaagtattacatactgatcctggcaacatgcggtcgcacgttgtcctgcataaaaacggcgttttctccaagccctgccatgttgggtataacatgttcttccgaaatctccgtaatgtactttcgtgcagttagggacccattttcgatgaagggtaattctgtgtggaagtcggaagatacacctccccaagccatgaccgagcctccaccaaatggcattcttggagcaatgcaagcttgtgaaaatcgttcaccggttcttctccaaactcttacacgtccatcggatccagttaggcagaaacgggattcatctgagaataacactttgcttcAATCGTTAATtctccaatgcgcgtattgtcgagcaaaagctagtcgtgctactcgaggcacccggcgaagtggcggtcctctagccattaaccgagaagatagtcaagaagaacgaagtcttcttgtgactgttgcaacactaaaattgcgatttcgtacttcctctagacgattttgatgcataaccgcagttgaggtccggttttgtaaagcctgaaacacaaagAAACGGTCATCTaatgccgtggtcgttcttcttcgtccagagccaggtcgcctggttagcaaacttgcctcctgaaagcgtcgaagcactcgttgaaccgtagaaaggcttacgccaacagttcttgcgacttgccgttgagtgtgaccgtcttccacaagtgtaacaatttgtgccgtttcaacaacagtcaaaggcatttttgttaaaaaataaacactaataatggcactaataaacactaatggtggcaataataaacgtttgtccgttgcatttgaacagaaagtcgaagcacaaatgagacatttaaaacaagcagcagttacaggtagcgttcattttgggaaatgtgcactttaccgcgaaatcgacACTATTGGAATtatttgttacaaaggaaaccgcaacaattctcagaaacatgtatttgtgttattattatttacgataaagctcgttaaaaataaaatatcggtgattttcaacgtgacccggattttatgatcgcgagtgtagttGCATTACTTTGTGTTTAAAACGTTTTTCTTGATGTGCAATATCATATGCTTCTTTAAACTACTCTTGAGCGTAAACTCCTTACAACAAATTTTACAACAGTGAGGTTTTTCGCTACTATGACATGTTAAATGCCGTTTAAGCGAACCCTGTTGATTAAATCTCTTAAAGCAAATGCCACACCCATacggtttttcaccagtatgcctTAGGACATGACGTTTCATGTCACTCTTGTAGTAAAAGCGTTTAGAACAAACCACACATTcgaaaggtttttctccagtgtggatTCTGGAATGACCCTTCAAATTGCTCATGGAAGAAAACTGTTTGAAACAAATATCACATTCAAAACCCAGCTCTCCAATGTGCTTTCTCAAATGGTTTTTCAAGTCGCTATTTCGAGAATACTGGTTATTGCAAATCTCACATTtgaaaggtttttctccagtatggaTTCTAGAATGACTCTTCAAATTGGGCTTggtaaaaaactgtttaaaacaaatatcacatttGAAACGTAtctctccagtgtgtattctcaaatgACTTCTTAAGCCGCTGTTTCTGGaatattgtttattgcaaatCTCACATTCGAAAGGTTTCTCGCCAGTGTGCGTTCTTAAATGGTCTTCCAAATGTTGCTTAAACGAAAATCGAAAACGACAAATTGTACATTCAAAGGGTCTTTCTCCTGTATGGATTTTTAGATGACGTGTCAAATTACTCTTGTTGGAAAATTGTTTTGAACAAATCTCACATTTAGAAAGTTTATTGCTAGTCGGCGACTGGACATCACTTTCTAAATCGTTATTATAGTAGTTATTTTTTTCTTCAGCCTGCCGTAATGTTGCCAAAATGCTATTACCATTCTCGAGAAAACCTAAAAAACAACACAAACTTTATTAGTTAGATTTTCTTACTACTACATTAGAAAATGAAATAATAGTTGATGTCATATTAAGGGGATATATGACCACTTATTTTTTGTtgtcattttaaacaaatttacttacataaaaaCTCAAGATTTACACAAGCGATTAAATTTACACATGTTGTGGACGAAAACAAACAATTCAAACAGACAATTCAAAAAATGCATAGTTATCTTGTTGACTAAAAAAGTCTTATACCTTTAACCAGGAAAAGTGCCACATAGATGTTTACTTTCAACTTCATAAGATGCCGGTAAGATATCATTCATTTGGCAGtaaaataagtatttttattCCGCAACAATGACACTTTTCAGTTATGCTCTGACGTTCGAAGTGGACGTATCACTATTTATCACGAAAACTATTGTATTTCGAGAAGTGTCCTAGGTATTTTTTCGGCGTTTGCAGTGAGTAGGTTTcttattacattttaaaaaaattatagtaatATTTTGAGTTATGTCCTTATTCGTAAAGTGTTTGATAAAATAAAtcttacgtttttgttttttttttcgacatgtGACActtttctcaaaaaatatatgTTAGTAGTTATCATCACTGTTGAAGTATTTAGAGTAATGACTCTTTTCTCGAatatttttatctacttttttttGTGGATAAATGAACATTTTAATTATACTTTTAGATGCCTTACCACAACAGATCTCATCTTGTTAAAATGGCCAACAAATGTAAACCAGATGATATAAACAATGAAGAATGGAAAATTACAAGCAAAGAATCAGATGAAGATATTAATGTTATTTATAAGTCGTTATTGATTATTTGGAAAATCATAATTGTGTGCAACCCATAGACTTTCTTTTTGGACGAAACGTGCATTTATTCAaagtgaaataaaacaattttctgGCAAGATAACATTGTTaaaagtgtacgtaaaccagaAGGATATAACGGTAAACGTTTTATAATTGATTACGTTAGTTCTTTAAAAGGATTTGTTACCGAAGCAAGTTTATTACTTCGCGTTGACCACAAACAAGATCAAGTATGACGCAAAACTCacaaaacctgaattattacaaATTGCAAAAATTCACAGAAGAGAATGTGTATATAATTGATGAGCTATTAAGAGAACACGGTCATGAAGCGTAGAGACTACCTCGTTATCACTGCAaattcaacgctattgaattaTTTAGGTCAAACTGCAAGTCACATTATTATAGGTATAGTGCTGatataaatatgtggaaagaggcacTAAGCCAATGTAACACAAAAATTTGGGAAGAATGTGTGAGATATACtcatgaaaatattaaaaattggtaTATccgtgaaaaaaatatatttgacatTAACATTCAACCAATTATAATAGACACTGGTAATATGAGTAGTTCAGATTGTGACACTGAAGAAATCttaaatttataattgtatatgtttaaataaatatttaaaataaattgtttttttacccaactcaaaagatttttattttcactttattataaatatatatatatatatatatatatatatatatatatatatatatatatatatatatatatataggtttctttatttgaattttgttttgtcaatttttgtatgtacatttttttaaatttagtttgaCAGCATGTGTAACCTGCATGTAATGGGATAGTGAAGCGCAACATATAGCCACTTCTattcaaatgtcaacctcacctgctcGTATGATGATCTAGATCATCGTCTTCTGGTATATCCTGCTAGATAACTAACGAGGCTCTGACGTCAGAGTGTTTGCTGGGATAAGCAATCCACcatttactggccaacggcttagGGCAGATGAGCTAGTAAGTGGAAGGACACTCAGTTGTACTGAGACTGAGAAATTGGTCTCGAAGGCGGAAGAACCAAGAAAGTGGTCAACGGCATCAGCatgcagaaggcaacgagaaaccactgcattaaaggtccCTGATGACATCTCTAGTATAAATTATAATGGCTAGTGCTATTTGCACAAGAGACATTATTGATTATGGTAACCGGAGACCATATAATAATACCCGTTTATGATAATAAGAACTAGAGAACTTTAAGGCACAAACAGAAACGCGAAAGTTCTACAAGAGGATTAACCAGAACAGGAAAGAATTCAAACCTAGATTATCAATCGTTAGAAATAGAACAGGGGAGATCATTGGTGATCAGGACCAGATAATAGAAAGATGAGCAGAAAACTTCGAGGAAAGGCTAGAAAGGCTAGGCTAAGAGGTGAGACATGGCTCCACGAATCAGAAATCCAACTCGAGCACATTGACGATGAAAGAAAGAAAGTTAACATCCCAACAGAGGTAGAAGTCATCCAAGCTATACAgaaattgaaagaaaacaaagctcctggGGCAGATGGCATTCCTTCAGAACTTTTAAAGCATGGCAAAAAAACCTGACATACTGTATATGTAGGCTGGTAAAACTGATCTGGAATcaaataaagttgccagaagactggaatgtaggtataattgtacctatccacaagaaaggagatcatacaatatgtgacaactacagaggaataaccctcctaaacgtaacatacaaaatattggcatattttctttacgaccgactatcgggatattgtgaagacataataggtaaatatcagtgtgggtttcgtaaagaaagatcaatgaccgatcaaatattccttctaaggcaagctctggaaaaaacatatgagtatggcattgatactcatcacctgtttgttgattttagatgtgcctatgatagtgttgaaagaaacgcactgtacaaggtcatgatagaattcagcataccagtacacttagtaaaattggtgaacgcgaccctctcaagagtcgactttaaagttagagtgcagaacggagtttctagaacgttccagtctcagataggacttagacaaggagacagcctATCATGCCTTCTATTCAATATTGCACTAAAGAAAGTTataagagaatctggaataacaacgccgatgacatcgacattattgcaagaagaaaagcggacgtggtcgaatcattcaagtcgcttgaagcagcaacaaaaagaatgggactagaggttaacactagtaagacgaaatttatgaaagtatcaaattatatacaagcagcacaacccgaaaatctaacgatcggaacatatactttcgaaggagtaagagagtttatatacctacgctcacaaattaatcagaatatTGCAGTAAGTGTAGAAATTAACAGGATAACTATTAcggattaaaaaatttttttaacaacaagtctagttacaaaaagaacgaaactagtaATATACAGAACTtttatcaagcccatcctcacctacgcgtcggaaacatggacgatgacaaagagcgatgaagaacgtttaagatgctttgaacgtaaaatcctccggcataactatggaggagtacaggagggcggattataacgtagacgctataatttcgaactttaccgcctgtataACAAACCTGATAtgattaggtccatcaaaataaaccggctgcggtggttaggttacatagagagaatgaatgagatggagccgccaaaacatatttaaaaccaaagaatatatggagtgagaaggagaggcagacccagagcgcgatttaaggatcaggtggctGAAGACTTGAGAaggttgggagtacgaaactggaaagccaaggcgaagaataggagaaaTTGAGACTTATCATTGACCAACCCAAGatccaccatgggttgtggagccaatgatgatgatgaatcggAGACCAAAATCCGGCAGGGAAGGGCAACCATCAGAACGCAAGGCCTCCTCGGTCGTCAACATACGAAACCCCtgcacaaaaaacaaacaaaaaatactcAACCCTCTCAGATAAAAATAGCTATCTAGAATGTTATTTAAGAGAAAGAGAGGCTCAATATAGATATACTTGGGGTTAGCGATGTAAAATAGTCAgatacaacataggtcagaggttaaaaaacagtggatgacagaagaaatactattacagatgacagaagaaatactattacagatggaagaaagaaggaaatataaaggaaaaaatctacggaagtataaagaaatacaacgaataattaaggaaaaaatcaaaacagctaaggaaatctatttgatgaaacaatgtaaagagatagaagaactagaaacaaaatatgatatgagaaatatgcacaaaaaaataagagaagtgactggaatgggtcgaaatagacagcaaggacacataaaagacaaaaaaagagtactactaatagattaaaaagacgatgggaggagtacgttagagaacttttccaagaaGAAAGAgatgaaatgcagaaaatacaagaattaaatcctttagagagataaaagatcacgatagatgaaatcaaatatgctatcaaaaactctaaagacaataagacagctggattagatgaaataccagtagcactgttaaaactagtggaagagggtaacttggaagtattggcagatttattcaacaacGAGGACTATTTGCcgtcaacatattgattcagcgatgtccggatgtaaacgttgatctacacctGTGCTTTgctgactacgaaaaagctttcgataaagtaagacatgaaaaactaatatcaatacttatgaacaagtgCATTGACAATAAAATCATATAGTGCAAaaattatattggaaccaaagtgccgtAGTTCAAATCGATGGGCAACaatcagaagaaatgaagatctgtagaggagttagacagggatgtgttttatttccacttttgtttaacttatagtctgaagaaattttccaaaacacgctcaataatattaAAGCGGGAGTTAACGTtaatggaaaattaattaacaacttacgatatgcagacgacactgtgatcatagcaacgagtatagaagatctacaacatcttatagaaagcttaagtatgaatagggctgagatgggaattactataaatgctaaaaaaaacgaagtacatgctattACAAAAAGACCACGAAATATACATCATCTATTGagaatcaatggtaacgtgatagaacatgtagaaaaatatcattattagggaactttgatcaatgaaaccaatgatcatactgcagaaataaaaggcgaatagagattgccagatcagcatttatacgaataaagccactcctaacgtgcaaaaatctaaatttggagatcagactacgtaccattcgctgttatatattttcaatattaatatatggagctgagacttggacattaaaaaaaatgtaatttaaaaagaatcaaGGCTTTCGAACTCTAGTTATAccacagagtattaaaaatatcatggactaaTAGAATTGCAAacaaagaagtactggagagggttggtaaaggaacagaactaatcaccactatataAACCAGAAAGCTGGAATACCTAGGctacgtgatgaggggaccaaaatatgaaattttgagactcataatacagggaaagattcaaggaaaaaGATCTGTTGGtcgaagaatctacgtgattggtatcaatgcagatctaTTGATTTGTTTTgggcagcaagttcaaaaataaaaagtcattatAATTGCCAACGttcgtagggagacggcactctaagaagaagtaaCTTGCATCTAATCTTATTGTTTATTACAGTTTTAGTAATTTTATATGAATAATACCCGTTAAGAGGCTTAAAGTCATTAATTAATTCTGGAAACCATATTTAACACTAAATAACCAAAATGATCAAGATGACAGAGCCCTGAGGTAGATTTCTATTCAGTTTTTTAGATCATAACTCATATATTTGCATGTATGCAATGAAAACACTTTGTTTACTACggtttaaacatttatttactttAGATATTATTGGATAAGTTATATGTTTCCAAAAATTTTAAAGTCACGTTCATAAAtgtatatccagttttctaaatgcaataaataaattaaaacataagtataaaaatttccattttaatattagccattttctaTTTGGCTCATacgttttagtttatttttataatacaaatgatagcaatgtGCAAAGATCCAGCAGATCTACTGTAGATCAACACATTATTGTCTGACTTTTCTTATTATTAATACTTGTTGGGATATTTCATGCCCAATTTTTACTGCGGTTCTCTAATTGTAGTAGGAGACGTCTTCGTCAGGAAAACATCAGATTTCTGTACTGCGCTCGATCAGCACATTTTAGGTCGTCCGACAATCCATTCTTGCGATAAACGCTTTAAATAAACGCAATCATAACAATTTCGGTTAGGGGGAGCAACCAGATGGAGAAGGCTTATCTTTAGCATGATTTTGCAAATGTTTAGTTAAAGATCTTTTCTCTCGAAAATTCTTCGAACAAATTTCACAACTAAATGGTTTTTCTCTAGTATGCAATAAATTATGGCTCTTCAATTCTCCCCCCAGTcgaaattgcttaaaacaaatctcgcatttataaggtttttctcctgtATGGATTCTCATATGCTTTTTTAACAGAGAATTTGTTGTAAACATCTTCGTACAAATTTCACAACCAAAAGGTTTATCATCAGTGTGATACTGCATATGAGTTTTCAAAGCACTTTTCTGTCTAAAATTCTTCGAACAAACATCACAACTGAACGGTCTTTCTCCGGTATGCAATAAACTGTGTCTGCTTAATTGTCCCATTTGCGTAAACTCCTTGGAACAAACTTCACATTtgtacggtttttctccagtatgattTCGCATGTGCACCTTTAGATGAGAATTTGTTGTGAACTCTTTAGCGCAGATTTCACATGTTAACACTTTATTCCCGGTATGCGTTCGCATATGCACCCTTAAAGAAGAATTTGACGAAAAGTGTTTGGAGCAATATTCACATACATAAGGTTTTGCTTCCGTGTGGAATCGTACATGTTTCTCTAACAAGCTCATCTCTGAAAACTGGTTGAAACAAATTTCGCATTTGAAAGGTTTGTCACTACCGTGCATACTAATTTTGTGACCTGCTACATGAGTAGGTCGTGAAAACCGTCTGAAACAAATATCACATTCATAAGGTTTGTCTCCGGTGTGCAGATGGTTGTGCAACTTTAACTTATATTTTGTTGGAAATCGTTTCGAACATATTTCACATTCGAAAAGTCTTTCTCCTGTATGCGTTAGCATGTGGTTATTTAAATTACTCTTGTGTCTAAACCAATTCAAACAAAATTTGCACTGGAATGGTTTTTCTCCGGTATGCAAAAGCATATGCGTCTTTACACTACTTTTCTTTTTAAACTGTTTCAAACAAACTTTGCATTTCAGAGGGTCATCACTTAAATTACTCATTTTTATATTTTGGTCTTCTTTGAATACATTGAATGAGTCATTTTGTAAATCTTCATATAAGGAACCTAAAACGATAATTATCTATTAATTGTAATGTATATGAATAGATTTTCattttatatatggaaaaaagtTCCAGTCTTAATACTTTTCTTTGCTCCTTTTTGTGTAAACAATTTATTGGTGTAAACATTTCATAGTGGTTCTGACTCAAGTATTGTTTTTTCCgcattaaactatttattttcCTATCAGCATTGCGTGAAACGACTTTCTTATATGATTTAAGTTGTTGGAAAGTAAGTAAGTAATCACCGTTAAACGAAGCATTCATTTTTTTGTGCGTGTGAAGAGCTGCAttgtaaaaaaaacaaaccaaGGAGAAACACGTTTATTGATTGCGAATTTCTTATATCTAGCGAATTTCAAAATACCATCTTTTATATTTGATACAAACGATAGatactctttacctttaaaaaaaCTGTACTAAggaaaagaataaaattaaaagctCACTACAAACAGACTTTAATTTACCAAATACCAACGATTTTGTTGCTTGACCTTTTAAAACATTAGGATACTTTCTTAGGAGAACGATGGAACAACATtttatacgctgatgatactgtcatttttgcagacagtcttgaaggtctgcagacacttgtctccagggtgacagaagtaagtagcaggtttgggcttgattttaacataaaaaaaaccaaatacatggttataagcaaaaataggataccacctggtcaattactagttaaccaacaacctataacccaaatcaccaacttttgttatctgggtgcaaacttaaatgaacagtgggaccaatcgacggaaattaagataaggatcgagaaagcaaaatcagctttcgtcaaaatgaaaaaaatctttaacagccacgatataaaattggaaataaaagttcgtttactaaaatgctacgtattctccgttcttttatatggcgtggagtcatggatcttaactgaagcatcactgaagagactcgaactatttgagatgtggtgctata from the Diabrotica undecimpunctata isolate CICGRU chromosome 1, icDiaUnde3, whole genome shotgun sequence genome contains:
- the LOC140443989 gene encoding uncharacterized protein isoform X2 — translated: MEKEIKNEIYDTPAEIKMECNEIPNLTIKTEIKEEVPDLYFYNYDNYASQIKTELDVKVEQNQSGNVNSLEENPRDHHGFLENGNSILATLRQAEEKNNYYNNDLESDVQSPTSNKLSKCEICSKQFSNKSNLTRHLKIHTGERPFECTICRFRFSFKQHLEDHLRTHTGEKPFECEICNKQYSRNSGLRSHLRIHTGEIRFKCDICFKQFFTKPNLKSHSRIHTGEKPFKCEICNNQYSRNSDLKNHLRKHIGELGFECDICFKQFSSMSNLKGHSRIHTGEKPFECVVCSKRFYYKSDMKRHVLRHTGEKPYGCGICFKRFNQQGSLKRHLTCHSSEKPHCCKICCKEFTLKSSLKKHMILHIKKNVLNTK
- the LOC140443989 gene encoding uncharacterized protein isoform X1, which gives rise to MEKEIKNEIYDTPAEIKMECNEIPNLTIKTEIKEEVPDLYFYNYDNYASQIKTELDVKVEQNQSGNVNSLEENPRDHHGSLYEDLQNDSFNVFKEDQNIKMSNLSDDPLKCKVCLKQFKKKSSVKTHMLLHTGEKPFQCKFCLNWFRHKSNLNNHMLTHTGERLFECEICSKRFPTKYKLKLHNHLHTGDKPYECDICFRRFSRPTHVAGHKISMHGSDKPFKCEICFNQFSEMSLLEKHVRFHTEAKPYVCEYCSKHFSSNSSLRVHMRTHTGNKVLTCEICAKEFTTNSHLKVHMRNHTGEKPYKCEVCSKEFTQMGQLSRHSLLHTGERPFSCDVCSKNFRQKSALKTHMQYHTDDKPFGCEICTKMFTTNSLLKKHMRIHTGEKPYKCEICFKQFRLGGELKSHNLLHTREKPFSCEICSKNFREKRSLTKHLQNHAKDKPSPSGCSP